In Zingiber officinale cultivar Zhangliang chromosome 3A, Zo_v1.1, whole genome shotgun sequence, the DNA window TAATTTGAATGGATGAAAAACTCACCCTCCTGCTGCCTTTGCCTTCCTCATTAGAATCTTGTTAGCTTCGAGTATTTCTCAAGCTTATCCTCTGTATTGAGTTTGAAGCCTTGTCTTTCTCTTAGGATTTCACCCTATTTGTCCGCAGCGAGAGCATCATTGACAGGATGCATAAAGTGATGGATTCTTTATCGCTTCATTCCGACGAAGCCTTTGGATTCTTTTGCCACGCGAAACACTACTGTCTCAGTGAATCCCTCAGCCTTTGTTGGGAAGTAGAGGAGGTTGACAAACTTGTCTTCGATGGTTCATTCAAATCAACATTTTTCTTCAATGAAAATCTTGCTTAGCATTAAATACACGTAGCGCACGGTTACCGGCTGAGGTTGTCACGTTACGGTGGGCCCCAGTTTTCCCCGAAATAAACAAACTCACAGGTGTCGTCCAGCGCTCTTATCACTTTGATTTCCGTTTTGAGAATCTCAGTCGGCGAATCTCGACCGCCAACCGTAGTCCCCTCGCCTGCCCTCTCCATCTGTGCCGTCGATTTCTGCGTCACGGTCTCGGCCAACTAATCCCCGTCCACTGAAGTGTCACTGTCCCCACCTCCTTTTTAAGTTAACTCCTTATCTCGGCGCAAGCCCACACCTGGGAGGCTGTgaagcgagagagagagagagagagagagagagagagagagcgacgAGAGAGAGAAAGAGGGGAAGCGAAAAGTTCGAGGAGGATCGGCGATATCGGTCGATGGATGCTCTGGAGCGCCAATGCATCACGGGCTTTCTCGTCGACGGCAGGTTCGCACCTCATCTCGCTTCTCCACCGTCGAGGAGCAGGAGCAGCATTTGGATTCCCTTTCGCACGCAAAAGCTCGGCGGCGGCTTCTCTGCGACCCTTCGGAGACCGTCCGTGATCCTTCAAGGCGTTTCTTCCTCGACTTTTCCTTCCGATGCAAGATCTTCTGAGGTCCTTCGTTGGCTTTTTCTTATTTAAGTTTCGTGGTTCTTTTGGGCTTCGTAGCTTTTTACCTTTTCGCTGGTTTTCGTCTGCTATTTTTGGGGTGCTCTTTTGAGATTGTTCTCTGCTTTTGGTCGTCTTATTCGGAACTAGCAACTTCTTTCCGGAAGATCTCTGGCGTCTTTTCGTTCTTGATTCTTGCtagttctttttatttttctctgtGTTTTTCATTAGATTTTTCAGAGGATTCCAATTAGCCATATAACAGCAGGACAAGTTGACGCCCTTTGTGATTCCATGGTAATGGAGAGCGCCTATTAAGAATCTCTCGTTTTTAAATAGTTTGTGGCAACTTcttgtttaattaatatctgaggTCGGTTAGAGGATGAAACACATTACTGCGTTTGTTATTTGATGCTTGATTTGAACTCGTTGGACTCTCACAGGTGGAAACAGACAAGATAACTCCTGATTCTCCTATAGAGACGACAGGTGAACCTTTGATCACTTGTTTTAATCTCTTTATTCTATTTACCTTATCAAGCTAACAATCTGCTGTTACAATTGCTCTTTGTTAGATTCCTCCAAAACCGTCCACGTAAGGTTTGTTCTGCAGAAGGAATGCTCTTTCGGCCAGCAAATTTTCATTGTTGGCGATCACCCTATGTTTGGCCTATGGGATCCCACAAACGCTGTTCCTTTGGAATGGTCTACTGGCCATGTATGGACAACTGAGCTGGTGAGACAAGGATGTGCAAATTTGTTTTGTGAACCTAATTACAATGGTTCTGATTTTACTCAAACTGAAATATATTTGTAAATCAGAACTTGCCTGCTGGGAAGATGATTCCGTTCAAATTTATACTCAGAGGTCTGGCAGGCGATATCAGTTGGCAGCCTGGTCCTAACAGATGCTTTCAAACATGGGAAACCACCAAGACCATTATTGTTTCTGAAGACTGGGGCAATGCAGAGAACCAAAAGATTACCGAGGAACTGCAAGCACTCAGCATGGTCGACGAACCACTGGACCAGGCTCCCGCTCTTGAGGCTCAGGATGATGTTAGCCAGACTTTAGTTACTGAAAGTGATGGAGATCTTCTATTAGTCCCTGGCTTGGAGCCAATTCCTGCATCTGGGAGTGCTTCAGCTTC includes these proteins:
- the LOC122052718 gene encoding uncharacterized protein LOC122052718 isoform X1 — encoded protein: MDALERQCITGFLVDGRFAPHLASPPSRSRSSIWIPFRTQKLGGGFSATLRRPSVILQGVSSSTFPSDARSSEIFQRIPISHITAGQVDALCDSMVETDKITPDSPIETTDSSKTVHVRFVLQKECSFGQQIFIVGDHPMFGLWDPTNAVPLEWSTGHVWTTELNLPAGKMIPFKFILRGLAGDISWQPGPNRCFQTWETTKTIIVSEDWGNAENQKITEELQALSMVDEPLDQAPALEAQDDVSQTLVTESDGDLLLVPGLEPIPASGSASASSQETMEANVLDADKAEHSNLAQVTEEQQALIDKPLSVEVNFGGNNRVVMDQAPSIEAQENVSQTLATEGDGDLLLVPGSAPIPESGNASGSSQETIEANVPDASFESDEAEHCNSAQSSGEGDKSEGSYRDQIQEEANDVETEQVENIDGVMNGDKNLPKEADYDNGIRWGRRAIKQFLMVLGIILP
- the LOC122052718 gene encoding uncharacterized protein LOC122052718 isoform X2, producing the protein MDALERQCITGFLVDGRFAPHLASPPSRSRSSIWIPFRTQKLGGGFSATLRRPSVILQGVSSSTFPSDARSSEVETDKITPDSPIETTDSSKTVHVRFVLQKECSFGQQIFIVGDHPMFGLWDPTNAVPLEWSTGHVWTTELNLPAGKMIPFKFILRGLAGDISWQPGPNRCFQTWETTKTIIVSEDWGNAENQKITEELQALSMVDEPLDQAPALEAQDDVSQTLVTESDGDLLLVPGLEPIPASGSASASSQETMEANVLDADKAEHSNLAQVTEEQQALIDKPLSVEVNFGGNNRVVMDQAPSIEAQENVSQTLATEGDGDLLLVPGSAPIPESGNASGSSQETIEANVPDASFESDEAEHCNSAQSSGEGDKSEGSYRDQIQEEANDVETEQVENIDGVMNGDKNLPKEADYDNGIRWGRRAIKQFLMVLGIILP